In the Harmonia axyridis chromosome 3, icHarAxyr1.1, whole genome shotgun sequence genome, one interval contains:
- the LOC123677040 gene encoding fibrillin-1-like isoform X2, whose protein sequence is MYKMSSDFYLVLFFLFSVINVICTVNNGECRFCINGKCRGKLCICNKGFVMDSVNKYKCNRLCSKLCSNGRCSAKETCTCNAGYILDIKDKYRCNKLCSKTCVNGRCTARETCSCNAGYIIDSKDRYKCNKLCSRSCINGRCSAKETCTCNAGYILDLKDKYRCNKLCSKTCVNGRCTARETCSCNAGYIIDSKDKYKCNKLCSRSCINGRCSARETCTCNAGYILDLKDKYKCNSLCSKTCVNGRCTSRETCSCNAGYILDSKDKYKCNKLCSRSCINGRCSAKETCTCNAGYILDLKDKYKCNKLCSKTCVNGRCTAKETCTCNAGYILDTKDKYKCNNMCSKTCVNGRCTSRETCSCNAGYILDFKDKYKCNKLCSRSCINGRCSAKETCTCNAGYSLDQKDKYKCNKLCSKTCVNGRCTARETCSCNAGYILDSKDKYKCNKLCSRSCINGRCSAKETCTCNAGYILDLKDKYKCNKLCSKTCVNGRCTARETCSCNAGYIIDSKDRYKCNKLCSRSCINGRCSAKETCTCNAGYILDLKDKYRCNKLCSKTCVNGRCTARETCSCNAGYIIDSKDKYKCNKLCSRSCINGRCSAKETCTCNTGYILDTKDKYKCNNLCSKTCVNGRCTSRETCSCNAGYILDSKDKYKCNKLCSKSCINGRCSAKETCTCNAGYILDLKDKYKCNKLCSKTCVNGRCTAKETCTCNAGYILDTKDKYKCNNLCSKTCVNGRCTSRETCSCNAGYILDSKDKYKCNKLCSRSCINGRCSARETCTCNAGYSLDQKDKYKCNKLCSKTCVNGRCTARETCSCNAGYILDFKDKYKCNKLCSRSCINGRCSAKETCTCNAGYILDLKDKYKCNSLCSKTCVNGRCTARETCSCNAGYILDSKDKYKCNKLCSRSCINGRCSARETCTCNAGYILDLKDKYKCNSLCSKTCVNGRCTARETCSCNAGYILDSKDKYKCNKLCSRSCINGRCSARETCTCNAGYILDLKDKYKCNSLCSKTCVNGRCTARETCSCNAGYILDSKDKYKCNKLCSRSCINGRCSARETCTCNAGYSLDQKDKYKCNKLCSKTCVNGRCTARETCSCNAGYILDSKDKYKCNKLCSRPCINGRCSARETCTCNAGYILDLKDKYKCNSLCSKTCVNGRCTAKETCSCNAGYILDSKDKYKCNKLCSRPCINGRCSARETCTCNAGYILDLKDKYKCNSLCSKTCVNGRCTAKETCSCNAGYILDSKDKYKCNKLCSRSCINGRCSARETCTCNAGYSLDLKDKYKCNSLCSKTCVNGRCTAKETCSCNAGYILDSKDKYKCNKLCSRSCINGRCSAKETCTCNAGYSLDQKDKYKCNKLYSKTCVNGRCTARETCSCNAGYILDSKDKYKCNKLCSRSCINGRCSARETCTCNAGYSLDLKDKYKCNSPCSKTCVNGRCTARETCSCNAGYYLDSKDKYKCNKLCSRTCINGSCSAKETCSCDTGFVQDPKDKYKCNLLCSKSCINGRCSAKETCTCNTGFIPDPKDKYKCNQLCMRPCVNGRCSAKETCTCNTGYVPDPDDRYRCNLLCSKSCINGRCSANETCTCDTGFVPDPKDKYKCNQLCSRPCVNGQCSAKETCTCNTGYILDPKDKYNCTLACSKSCINGRCSAKETCTCDAGFIPDPKDKYKCNQLCSRPCVNGRCSAKETCTCNTGYILDPKDKYNCTLACSKSCINGRCSAKETCTCDAGFIPDPKDKYKCNQLCSRPCVNGRCSAKETCTCNTGYISDPKDKYNCTLRCSKSCINGRCSAKETCTCDAGFIPDPKDKYKCNQLCSRPCVNGRCSAKETCTCNTGYILDPKDKYNCTLLCSKSCINGSCSAKETCTCDAGFIPDPKDKYKCNQLCSRPCVNGRCSAKETCTCNTVYFSDPNDKYRCYQLCTRPCINGRCSAKETCTCDAGFIPDPKDKYKCNQLCSRPCVNGRCSAKETCTCNTGYVPDPNDKYRCNLLCSRPCINGRCSTKETCTCDAGFIPDLKDKYNCNQLCSRPCVNGRCSAKETCTCNRGYILGNSSFECVKGCSEHCINGTCVSYETCECFKNFTLVKGSKYVCQELSVNHTSVGSGCGPGYKNDIINNRCIAECPTSCKYGYCIEPYKCICDEPFTMKNGSCVLGKRNYTTKFDSRNSSSSEVYLTNMHFIFLALGFVVGVTSFLLVYVVYKFYKKKINRDLHPMENALDEFFSAHPIVYADASSTNEFDNSSEIITSTQRTPLLQQLLGEMRV, encoded by the exons ATGTATAAGATGAGTTCAGATTTTTATTTGgtgttgtttttcttgttttctGTGATAAACGTGATATGTACAGTCAATAATGG CGAATGCAGATTTTGTATAAATGGAAAATGCCGAGGAAAGCTATGCATCTGTAACAAAGGATTCGTTATGGATTCGGTAAATAAATATAAGTGTAATAGACTTTGCAGTAAATTATGCTCAAACGGAAGATGTTCTGCCAAAGAAACTTGCACTTGCAATGCTGGTTATATCCTTGACATTAAAGATAAATACAGATGTAACAAACTATGTAGTAAAACATGTGTGAATGGGAGATGTACTGCTAGAGAAACATGCTCTTGTAATGCCGGATATATCATCGATTCAAAGGACAGATATAAATGTAATAAACTTTGTAGTAGATCATGTATCAACGGAAGATGTTCTGCCAAAGAAACTTGCACTTGCAATGCCGGTTATATCCTTGACCTTAAAGATAAATACAGATGTAACAAACTATGTAGTAAAACATGTGTGAATGGGAGATGTACTGCTAGAGAAACATGCTCTTGTAATGCCGGATATATCATCGATTCAAAGGACAAATATAAATGTAATAAACTTTGTAGTAGATCATGCATCAACGGAAGATGCTCTGCCAGAGAAACTTGCACTTGCAATGCAGGTTATATTCTTGACCTgaaagataaatacaaatgtaacaGTCTATGTAGTAAAACATGTGTGAATGGAAGATGTACTTCTAGAGAAACATGCTCTTGTAATGCAGGATACATCCTCGATTCGAAGGACAAATATAAATGTAATAAACTATGTAGTCGATCATGCATAAATGGAAGGTGCTCTGCCAAAGAAACTTGCACTTGCAATGCAGGTTATATCCTTGATTTgaaagataaatacaaatgtaacaaactatgcAGCAAAACATGTGTGAATGGAAGATGTACTGCCAAAGAAACTTGCACTTGCAATGCAGGTTATATCCTTGACACGAAAGACAAATACAAATGTAATAATATGTGTAGTAAAACATGTGTGAATGGAAGATGTACTTCTAGAGAAACATGTTCTTGTAATGCGGGATATATCCTCGATTTTAAGGACAAATATAAATGTAATAAACTATGTAGTCGATCATGCATAAATGGAAGGTGCTCTGCCAAAGAAACTTGCACTTGCAATGCAGGTTATAGCCTTGACCAgaaagataaatacaaatgtaacaaactatgcAGCAAAACATGTGTGAATGGAAGATGTACTGCTAGAGAAACATGCTCTTGTAATGCAGGATATATCCTCGATTCGAAGGACAAATATAAATGTAATAAACTTTGTAGTAGATCTTGCATCAACGGAAGATGCTCTGCCAAAGAAACTTGCACTTGCAATGCAGGTTATATTCTTGATTTgaaagataaatacaaatgtaacaaactatgcAGCAAAACATGTGTGAATGGAAGATGTACTGCTAGAGAAACATGCTCTTGTAATGCCGGATATATCATCGATTCAAAGGACAGATATAAATGTAATAAACTTTGTAGTAGATCATGTATCAACGGAAGATGTTCTGCCAAAGAAACTTGCACTTGCAATGCCGGTTATATCCTTGACCTTAAAGATAAATACAGATGTAACAAACTATGTAGTAAAACATGTGTGAATGGGAGATGTACTGCTAGAGAAACATGCTCTTGTAATGCCGGATATATCATCGATTCAAAGGACAAATATAAATGTAATAAACTTTGTAGTAGATCATGCATCAACGGAAGATGCTCTGCCAAAGAAACTTGCACTTGCAATACAGGTTATATCCTTGACACGAAAGACAAATACAAATGTAATAATCTGTGTAGTAAAACATGTGTGAATGGAAGATGTACTTCTAGAGAAACATGCTCTTGTAATGCAGGATACATCCTCGATTCGAAGGACAAATATAAATGTAATAAACTTTGTAGTAAATCTTGCATAAATGGAAGGTGCTCTGCCAAAGAAACTTGCACTTGCAATGCAGGTTATATCCTTGATTTgaaagataaatacaaatgtaacaaactatgcAGCAAAACATGTGTGAATGGAAGATGTACTGCCAAAGAAACTTGCACTTGCAATGCAGGTTATATCCTTGACACGAAAGACAAATACAAATGTAATAATCTGTGTAGTAAAACATGTGTGAATGGAAGATGTACTTCTAGAGAAACATGCTCTTGTAATGCAGGATACATCCTCGATTCGAAGGACAAATATAAATGTAATAAACTTTGTAGTAGATCTTGCATCAACGGAAGATGCTCTGCCAGAGAAACTTGCACTTGCAATGCAGGTTATAGCCTTGACCAgaaagataaatacaaatgtaacaaactatgcAGCAAGACATGTGTGAATGGAAGATGTACTGCTAGAGAAACATGTTCTTGTAATGCGGGATATATCCTCGATTTTAAGGACAAATATAAATGTAATAAACTATGTAGTCGATCATGCATAAATGGAAGGTGCTCTGCCAAAGAAACTTGCACTTGCAATGCAGGTTATATCCTTGATTTgaaagataaatacaaatgtaacaGTCTATGTAGTAAAACATGTGTGAATGGAAGATGTACTGCTAGAGAAACATGCTCTTGTAATGCAGGATATATCCTCGATTCGAAGGACAAATATAAATGTAATAAACTTTGTAGTAGATCTTGCATCAACGGAAGATGCTCTGCCAGAGAAACTTGCACTTGCAATGCAGGTTATATTCTTGACCTgaaagataaatacaaatgtaacaGTCTATGTAGTAAAACATGTGTGAATGGAAGATGTACTGCTAGAGAAACATGCTCTTGTAATGCAGGATATATCCTCGATTCGAAGGACAAATATAAATGTAATAAACTTTGTAGTAGATCTTGCATCAACGGAAGATGCTCTGCCAGAGAAACTTGCACTTGCAATGCAGGTTATATTCTTGACCTgaaagataaatacaaatgtaacaGTCTATGTAGTAAAACATGTGTGAATGGAAGATGTACTGCTAGAGAAACATGCTCTTGTAATGCAGGATACATCCTCGATTCGAAGGACAAATATAAATGTAATAAACTTTGTAGTAGATCTTGCATCAACGGAAGATGCTCTGCCAGAGAAACTTGCACTTGCAATGCAGGTTATAGCCTTGACCAgaaagataaatacaaatgtaacaaactatgcAGCAAAACATGTGTGAATGGAAGATGTACTGCTAGAGAAACATGCTCTTGTAATGCAGGATATATCCTCGATTCGAAGGACAAATATAAATGTAATAAACTTTGTAGTAGACCTTGCATCAACGGAAGATGCTCTGCCAGAGAAACTTGCACTTGCAATGCAGGTTATATTCTTGATTTgaaagataaatacaaatgtaacaGTCTATGTAGTAAAACATGTGTGAATGGAAGATGTACTGCTAAAGAAACATGCTCTTGTAATGCAGGATATATCCTCGATTCGAAGGACAAATATAAATGTAATAAACTTTGTAGTAGACCTTGCATCAACGGAAGATGCTCTGCCAGAGAAACTTGCACTTGCAATGCAGGTTATATTCTTGATTTgaaagataaatacaaatgtaacaGTCTATGTAGTAAAACATGTGTGAATGGAAGATGTACTGCTAAAGAAACATGCTCTTGTAATGCAGGATATATCCTCGATTCGAAGGACAAATATAAATGTAATAAACTTTGTAGTAGATCTTGCATCAACGGAAGATGCTCTGCCAGAGAAACTTGCACTTGCAATGCAG GTTATAGCCTTGACCTgaaagataaatacaaatgtaacaGTCTATGTAGTAAAACATGTGTGAATGGAAGATGTACTGCTAAAGAAACATGCTCTTGTAATGCAGGATATATCCTCGATTCGAAGGACAAATATAAATGTAATAAACTATGTAGTAGATCATGCATAAATGGTAGGTGCTCTGCCAAAGAAACTTGCACTTGCAATGCAGGTTATAGCCTTGATCAgaaagataaatacaaatgtaacaaactatacAGCAAAACATGTGTGAATGGAAGATGTACTGCTAGAGAAACATGTTCTTGTAATGCAGGATATATCCTCGATTCGAAGGACAAATATAAATGTAATAAACTTTGTAGTAGATCTTGCATCAACGGAAGATGCTCTGCCAGAGAAACTTGCACTTGCAATGCAGGTTATAGCCTTGACCTgaaagataaatacaaatgtaataGTCCGTGTAGTAAAACATGTGTGAATGGGAGATGTACTGCTAGAGAAACATGCTCTTGTAATGCAGGATATTATCTCGATTCGAAGGACAAATATAAATGTAATAAACTGTGTAGTAGAACATGCATAAATGGAAGTTGCTCTGCCAAAGAAACTTGTAGTTGTGATACAGGATTCGTCCAAGATCCGAAAGACAAGTACAAATGCAATCTGCTATGTAGTAAATCATGCATCAATGGACGGTGCTCTGCCAAAGAAACTTGTACTTGTAATACAGGATTCATCCCAGATCCGAAAGACAAGTACAAATGCAATCAGCTATGCATGAGACCCTGCGTCAATGGACGGTGTTCTGCTAAAGAAACTTGTACTTGTAACACTGGATACGTCCCGGATCCGGATGACAGATACAGATGTAACCTGCTATGTAGTAAATCATGCATCAATGGACGGTGCTCTGCCAATGAAACTTGTACTTGTGATACAGGATTCGTCCCAGATCCGAAAGACAAGTACAAATGCAATCAGCTTTGCAGTAGACCATGCGTCAATGGACAGTGTTCTGCCAAAGAAACTTGTACTTGTAACACTGGATACATCCTAGATCCGAAAGACAAATACAATTGCACTCTGGCATGTAGTAAATCATGCATCAATGGACGGTGCTCTGCCAAAGAAACTTGTACTTGTGATGCAGGATTCATCCCAGATCCGAAAGACAAGTACAAATGCAATCAGCTATGCAGTAGACCATGCGTCAATGGACGGTGTTCTGCCAAAGAAACTTGTACTTGTAACACTGGATACATCCTAGATCCGAAAGACAAATACAATTGCACTCTGGCATGTAGTAAATCATGCATCAATGGACGGTGCTCTGCCAAAGAAACTTGTACTTGTGATGCAGGATTCATCCCAGATCCGAAAGACAAGTACAAATGCAATCAGCTATGCAGTAGACCATGCGTCAATGGACGGTGTTCTGCCAAAGAAACTTGTACTTGTAACACTGGATACATCTCAGATCCGAAAGACAAATACAATTGCACTCTGAGATGTAGTAAATCATGCATCAATGGACGGTGCTCTGCCAAAGAAACTTGTACTTGTGATGCAGGATTCATCCCAGATCCGAAAGACAAGTACAAATGCAATCAGCTATGCAGTAGACCATGCGTAAATGGACGGTGTTCTGCCAAAGAAACTTGTACTTGTAACACTGGATACATCCTAGATCCGAAAGATAAATACAATTGCACTCTGCTATGTAGTAAATCATGCATCAATGGAAGTTGCTCTGCCAAAGAAACTTGTACTTGTGATGCAGGATTCATCCCAGATCCGAAAGACAAGTATAAATGCAATCAGCTATGCAGTAGACCATGTGTCAATGGACGGTGTTCTGCCAAAGAAACTTGTACTTGTAACACTGTATACTTCTCAGATCCGAATGACAAATACAGATGCTATCAGTTATGCACTAGACCATGTATCAATGGAAGGTGCTCTGCCAAAGAAACTTGTACTTGTGATGCAGGATTCATCCCAGATCCGAAAGACAAGTATAAATGCAATCAGCTATGCAGTAGACCATGCGTCAATGGACGGTGTTCTGCCAAAGAAACTTGTACTTGTAACACTGGATACGTCCCAGATCCGAATGACAAATACAGATGTAACCTGCTATGCAGTAGACCATGCATCAATGGAAGGTGCTCTACCAAAGAAACTTGTACTTGTGATGCAGGATTCATTCCAGATCTAAAAGACAAGTACAACTGCAATCAGCTATGCAGTAGACCATGCGTCAATGGAAGATGCTCTGCCAAAGAAACTTGTACTTGTAATCGAGGGTATATATTGGGTAATAGCAGTTTCGAATGTGTAAAGGGTTGTTCTGAACATTGTATCAATGGAACATGCGTGTCATATGAAACGTGTGAATGTTTCAAGAATTTCACCCTGGTTAAAGGCAGTAAATATGTATGTCAGGAACTTTCAGTGAATCATACTTCTGTAGGTTCAGGATGTGGCCCTGGTTATAAGAATGATATAATTAATAACCGTTGCATTGCAGAATGCCCAACGTCCTGTAAGTATGGATATTGTATAGAACCTTATAAATGTATTTGTGATGAACCTTTCACGATGAAGAATGGAAGTTGTGTTCTGGGAAAGCGGAATTATACAACAAAATTTGATTCAAGGAATTCTTCCAGCTCTGAGGTGTATCTTACAAATATGCACTTCATATTCTTGGCGCTTGG ATTCGTTGTAGGGGTCACATCTTTTCTACTTGTTTATGTAGTATATAAATTTTATAAGAAGAAGATCAATCGAGATTTGCATCCCATGGAAAATGCCTTAG atgagTTTTTCAGTGCACATCCTATAGTTTATGCTGACGCCTCTTCAACGAATGAATTTGATAACTCTTCCGAAATTATTACGTCAACGCAAAGGACTCCATTATTGCAACAACTGCTAGGTGAAATGAGAGTGTAA